The proteins below are encoded in one region of Streptomyces marianii:
- the cds1 gene encoding L-cysteine desulfhydrase Cds1 — translation MTTYEAMATIDVDRSDPEYRAWLKEAVRKVQADANRSADTHLLRFPLPESWGIDLYLKDESTHPTGSLKHRLARSLFLYGLCNGWIRPGKPVIEASSGSTAVSEAYFAKLIGVPFIAVMPRTTSAEKCRLIEFHGGRCHFVDDSRKMYEESATLAARTGGHYMDQFTYAERATDWRGNNNIAESIYQQLRLERYPEPAWIVATAGTGGTSATIARYVHYMQYDTRVCVPDPENSCFFDGWTRGDALATSDCGSRIEGIGRPRMEPSFVPGAVDRMMKVPDAATVAAVRALEKVIGRKAGGSTGTGLWSALKIVAQMVAAGEQGSVVTLICDPGDRYLDKYYSDDWLAGQGLDIAPYTAAIEEFLHTGVWPG, via the coding sequence ATGACCACCTACGAGGCGATGGCCACCATCGATGTGGACCGCAGCGATCCCGAGTACCGGGCCTGGCTCAAAGAAGCGGTACGGAAAGTGCAGGCCGATGCCAACCGCTCGGCCGACACCCATCTGCTGCGTTTCCCGCTGCCCGAGTCGTGGGGCATCGATCTCTACCTCAAGGACGAGTCCACCCACCCGACGGGGAGTCTCAAGCACCGGTTGGCACGTTCGCTGTTCCTGTACGGGCTGTGCAACGGCTGGATCCGGCCGGGCAAGCCCGTCATCGAGGCGTCGAGCGGCTCGACCGCCGTCTCCGAGGCCTACTTCGCCAAACTGATCGGCGTGCCTTTCATCGCCGTGATGCCGCGCACCACCAGTGCGGAGAAGTGCCGCCTCATCGAATTCCACGGAGGCCGGTGCCACTTCGTGGACGACTCGCGGAAGATGTACGAGGAGTCCGCGACGCTCGCCGCCCGGACCGGCGGGCACTACATGGACCAGTTCACCTACGCCGAGCGGGCGACCGACTGGCGCGGCAACAACAACATCGCCGAATCGATCTACCAGCAACTGAGGTTGGAGCGCTACCCGGAGCCCGCGTGGATCGTGGCCACCGCAGGTACCGGCGGTACGTCGGCGACCATCGCCCGCTACGTCCACTACATGCAGTACGACACCAGGGTCTGCGTCCCCGACCCGGAGAACTCCTGCTTCTTCGACGGCTGGACCCGGGGCGACGCGCTGGCCACGAGCGACTGCGGATCACGTATCGAGGGCATCGGGCGACCCCGCATGGAGCCGAGCTTCGTGCCCGGAGCCGTCGACCGGATGATGAAGGTGCCCGACGCGGCGACCGTCGCTGCCGTGCGGGCTCTGGAGAAGGTCATCGGCCGCAAGGCCGGCGGCTCCACCGGCACGGGACTGTGGAGCGCGCTGAAGATCGTCGCGCAGATGGTGGCGGCGGGCGAGCAGGGGAGTGTCGTGACCCTGATCTGCGACCCTGGCGACCGCTACCTGGACAAGTACTACTCCGACGACTGGCTGGCCGGACAGGGGCTCGACATCGCCCCCTACACCGCCGCCATCGAGGAGTTCCTGCACACAGGGGTCTGGCCAGGCTGA
- a CDS encoding right-handed parallel beta-helix repeat-containing protein, protein MAQGTVQVTHTGTSRWRRRTGEYASLAAALEAAADGDILTVSPGTYRENLVLRRAVTLRGTDGSAGSVRIAPSDGVPLTVRASATVQDLHVEGQDATAPALLVEDGTPELTDLRIVTRSAAGIEVRGTARPTVRRCTVDNPAGVGIGVLDGAGGVFEECEVVAAGQSGVSVRGGAHPRLDRCRVHHASGTGLSVTGEGSSLEALGCEVYEIKGAGMQVASRATAHLTDSRVHRTSSDGITLDTDAVLTLADCDIHDVPENAVDLRSRSVLTLTRSTVRRFGRNGLSVWDPGTRVDANQCEIHDSTGDYPAVWVSDGATAVLESCRVHDVPDALFVLDRGSRADVVDSDLTQVRNTAVSVSDGATAQLDDCRVREASTGAWFRDHGSGGTLSNCTIDGAQTGVIVTKGADPSIERCTVTSPAEAGFYVSAEGRGTFLGCRVSGSGGYGFHVMDGCRTTLTRCRTERCARGGYEYPENGTTVEDCTSDESGVRSAPPVTAPAVATVAQSPGLLPMIPGQRTAEPEPAAAPAPAPATAARTSDAVLGELDALIGLESVKREVRTLTNMIEVGRRRREAGLKAASVRRHLVFTGSPGTGKTTVARLYGEILASLGVLERGHLVEVSRVDLVGEHIGSTAIRTQEAFERARGGVLFIDEAYALSPEDSGRDFGREAIDTLVKLMEDHRDAVVVIVAGYTAEMERFLSVNPGVASRFSRTITFSDYVPGELLRIVEQQAEEHEYRLAEGTAEALQKYFTALPKGPAFGNGRTARQTFESMVERHAGRVAELTEPSTDDLSLLYPEDLPELP, encoded by the coding sequence ATGGCACAGGGCACGGTCCAGGTGACGCACACCGGCACATCGCGGTGGCGGCGCCGCACGGGTGAGTACGCCTCTCTCGCCGCGGCCCTGGAGGCGGCGGCCGACGGCGACATCCTCACCGTCTCTCCCGGTACGTACCGGGAGAACCTCGTACTCCGACGTGCCGTGACCCTGCGCGGGACGGACGGATCGGCGGGCTCGGTGCGCATCGCCCCCTCCGACGGGGTGCCGCTGACGGTGCGCGCCTCGGCGACCGTACAGGACCTGCACGTCGAGGGGCAGGACGCCACCGCGCCGGCGCTGCTCGTCGAGGACGGCACTCCCGAACTGACGGATCTGCGGATCGTGACGCGCTCGGCGGCGGGCATCGAGGTCCGCGGGACGGCCCGGCCGACGGTCCGGAGGTGCACGGTGGACAATCCGGCCGGCGTGGGGATCGGCGTACTGGACGGCGCGGGCGGGGTGTTCGAGGAGTGCGAGGTCGTCGCCGCCGGGCAGTCCGGGGTGTCGGTACGCGGCGGCGCGCACCCGCGGCTGGATCGCTGCCGGGTGCACCACGCCTCCGGCACCGGGCTGAGCGTGACCGGCGAGGGCAGCTCGCTGGAGGCGCTCGGCTGCGAGGTGTACGAGATCAAGGGCGCGGGCATGCAGGTCGCGTCGCGGGCGACGGCCCATCTGACGGACTCGCGGGTGCACCGCACCTCCTCCGACGGCATCACGCTCGACACCGACGCGGTGCTCACCCTCGCCGACTGCGACATCCACGACGTACCGGAGAACGCGGTGGACCTCCGGTCGCGTTCGGTGCTCACGCTCACCCGCTCGACGGTGCGACGGTTCGGCCGCAACGGCCTCTCGGTGTGGGACCCGGGGACCCGTGTCGACGCCAACCAGTGCGAGATCCACGACAGCACGGGCGACTACCCCGCGGTATGGGTCAGCGACGGCGCGACCGCGGTGCTCGAGTCCTGCCGTGTGCACGACGTTCCGGACGCCCTGTTCGTCCTGGATCGGGGCTCGCGTGCCGATGTGGTCGACAGCGATCTGACCCAGGTGCGGAACACGGCCGTGTCCGTCAGCGACGGTGCCACGGCCCAGCTCGACGACTGCCGTGTCCGGGAGGCCTCCACGGGCGCCTGGTTCCGGGACCACGGCAGCGGCGGCACACTCAGCAACTGCACCATCGACGGCGCCCAGACGGGTGTCATCGTCACCAAGGGCGCGGACCCGTCGATCGAGCGGTGCACGGTCACCTCGCCGGCCGAGGCCGGGTTCTACGTCTCCGCCGAGGGCCGCGGCACCTTCCTCGGGTGCCGGGTCTCGGGCAGCGGAGGCTACGGCTTCCATGTGATGGACGGCTGCCGTACGACCCTGACGCGCTGCCGCACGGAGCGGTGCGCACGCGGCGGTTACGAGTACCCCGAAAACGGGACGACCGTGGAGGACTGCACCAGCGACGAGAGCGGTGTGCGCTCGGCGCCGCCCGTGACGGCCCCGGCAGTGGCCACCGTCGCCCAGTCCCCCGGGCTGCTGCCCATGATCCCCGGCCAGCGGACCGCCGAACCCGAGCCCGCCGCCGCCCCGGCCCCCGCGCCCGCGACGGCGGCCAGGACGTCCGACGCCGTACTCGGTGAACTGGACGCCCTGATCGGCCTGGAGAGCGTCAAGCGCGAGGTACGGACGCTGACGAACATGATCGAGGTGGGCCGGCGCCGCCGGGAGGCGGGCCTCAAGGCCGCGTCGGTCCGCCGCCATCTGGTCTTCACCGGCTCCCCCGGCACCGGCAAGACGACCGTGGCGCGACTGTACGGCGAGATCCTGGCGTCCCTCGGGGTGCTGGAGCGCGGCCATCTCGTCGAGGTGTCCCGGGTCGACCTGGTGGGCGAGCACATCGGGTCCACCGCCATCCGCACCCAGGAGGCCTTCGAACGGGCCCGCGGCGGAGTGCTGTTCATCGACGAGGCGTACGCCCTCTCACCGGAGGACTCCGGCCGGGACTTCGGCCGGGAGGCCATCGACACGCTGGTGAAGCTGATGGAGGACCACCGGGACGCCGTGGTCGTGATCGTCGCCGGGTACACCGCCGAGATGGAGCGGTTCCTCTCGGTCAACCCCGGTGTGGCGTCCCGCTTCTCACGGACCATCACCTTCAGCGACTACGTCCCCGGCGAACTGCTGCGCATCGTGGAGCAGCAGGCCGAGGAGCACGAGTACCGGCTGGCCGAGGGCACGGCCGAGGCCCTGCAGAAGTACTTCACGGCACTGCCGAAGGGCCCGGCGTTCGGCAACGGACGGACCGCGCGCCAGACCTTCGAGTCGATGGTCGAACGGCACGCGGGCCGGGTCGCCGAGCTCACCGAGCCGAGCACGGACGACCTGTCGCTGCTCTACCCCGAGGACCTGCCCGAACTGCCCTGA
- a CDS encoding Rv1733c family protein, whose amino-acid sequence MRAVSGLWRWRHNPLRRTTDLVEAWVACAAALLLVLAVPAAGWGLGGLADEAMQESVRAQSAERRPAIARVLHAPPSPGRTAADPDSAVDQRIRRPVVAEWTAPDGTRRSGRVTTAVPTAGPGDTFPIWTDRRGAPVARPMDPDTARAHSVLAGTGAAAAAAGLVEAVRRLVVRGLVQRRYEALDREWAKAGPDWGRTGADS is encoded by the coding sequence GTGCGAGCGGTCTCGGGTCTCTGGCGCTGGCGGCACAATCCGCTGCGCCGCACGACCGATCTGGTCGAGGCGTGGGTGGCGTGCGCCGCCGCGCTGCTGCTCGTCCTCGCCGTGCCTGCCGCCGGGTGGGGTCTCGGCGGGCTCGCCGACGAGGCGATGCAGGAGTCGGTGCGGGCACAGTCCGCGGAGCGCCGTCCCGCGATCGCCCGGGTGCTGCACGCCCCGCCCTCGCCGGGCCGCACCGCAGCCGATCCGGACTCGGCGGTGGACCAACGGATACGCAGGCCTGTGGTCGCCGAGTGGACGGCGCCGGACGGCACCCGGCGCAGCGGCAGGGTGACCACCGCCGTCCCCACGGCCGGTCCCGGCGACACCTTCCCGATCTGGACGGACCGGCGGGGCGCCCCGGTGGCCCGCCCGATGGACCCGGACACCGCACGGGCCCACTCCGTGCTGGCGGGCACCGGTGCCGCCGCCGCGGCGGCGGGACTGGTGGAGGCCGTCCGGCGGCTGGTCGTACGGGGACTGGTGCAGCGGCGGTACGAGGCGCTCGACCGCGAGTGGGCGAAAGCCGGTCCCGACTGGGGCCGCACGGGCGCGGACAGCTGA
- a CDS encoding glycosyltransferase: MSPLAWIALTSLAAWLWLLLGQGFFWRTDQRLPRRTTPARWPSVVIVVPARDEAAVLPESLPSLLRQTYPGRAAVVLVDDGSTDGTGELARKLGEQYDGLPLTVTSPGDPEPGWTGKLWSLRHGIALARTLRPDYLLLTDADIAHEPDSLSELVAAANANGLDMVSQMARLRVATGWERLVVPAFVYFFAQLYPFRWVNREPARATAAAGGCVLLRTETAERAGIPESVRQAVIDDVAVARAVRRAGGRIWLGLAERVDSVRPYPRLADLWRMVSRSAYAQLRHSPLLLAGTVAGLAVVYLSPPVAVYAVALPGVPGSAVAGWAGLLAWAVMAVTYVPVLRYYRQTLWLAPTLPFTALLYLLMTVDSAVQHYRGRGAAWKGRTYSRPEAAPDR; the protein is encoded by the coding sequence ATGAGCCCCCTTGCGTGGATCGCCCTGACTTCCCTGGCCGCGTGGCTGTGGCTGCTGCTCGGGCAGGGCTTCTTCTGGCGTACGGACCAGCGGTTGCCGCGGCGGACGACGCCGGCCCGATGGCCCTCGGTGGTGATCGTCGTGCCGGCCAGGGACGAGGCCGCTGTGCTGCCGGAGAGCCTGCCGTCGCTGCTGCGGCAGACCTACCCGGGCAGGGCGGCGGTGGTGCTCGTCGACGACGGCAGTACGGACGGCACGGGCGAGCTGGCCCGCAAGCTGGGCGAGCAGTACGACGGGCTGCCGCTGACGGTGACCTCGCCGGGCGACCCGGAGCCGGGGTGGACGGGCAAGCTGTGGTCCCTGCGGCACGGCATCGCCCTGGCCCGCACCCTGCGGCCCGACTACCTGCTGCTCACCGACGCGGACATCGCGCACGAGCCGGACAGTCTGAGCGAACTGGTCGCGGCCGCGAACGCGAACGGCCTGGACATGGTGTCGCAGATGGCCCGCCTGCGGGTGGCGACCGGCTGGGAGCGCCTGGTCGTGCCGGCCTTCGTGTACTTCTTCGCCCAGCTCTACCCCTTCCGCTGGGTCAACCGTGAGCCCGCGCGTGCCACGGCCGCGGCGGGCGGGTGTGTGCTGCTGCGCACGGAGACGGCCGAGCGCGCCGGGATCCCGGAGTCGGTGCGGCAGGCGGTGATCGACGACGTCGCCGTGGCACGGGCGGTGCGCCGGGCCGGCGGACGGATCTGGCTGGGGCTCGCCGAGCGGGTGGACAGCGTCCGCCCCTATCCACGGCTCGCGGACCTGTGGCGGATGGTGTCCCGGAGCGCCTACGCCCAACTGCGCCACAGTCCGCTGCTGCTCGCGGGGACGGTCGCCGGACTCGCGGTCGTCTACCTGTCACCGCCCGTCGCGGTGTACGCCGTGGCGCTCCCCGGGGTACCGGGGTCCGCCGTGGCCGGCTGGGCGGGACTTCTGGCGTGGGCGGTGATGGCGGTGACGTACGTCCCGGTGCTCCGCTACTACCGGCAGACGCTGTGGCTCGCCCCGACGCTGCCGTTCACCGCTCTGCTCTATCTGCTGATGACGGTGGACTCGGCGGTGCAGCACTACCGGGGGCGGGGTGCGGCCTGGAAGGGGCGTACGTACTCCCGTCCCGAGGCCGCACCCGACCGTTGA
- a CDS encoding SRPBCC family protein: MTVFRVVRATPLPAGEAWRRLTDWPAHAAQVPLTRISVATEGPSGEGTRFVARTGVGRAHFDDPMEIVRWEPPAAGRPGHCRLEKHGRVVLGWAEIEVRESPAGSVVTWTEELRVRGLPAAAGPLLARAGRRVFGRAVDGLLGRGPQPRE, encoded by the coding sequence ATGACCGTCTTCCGGGTGGTGCGGGCGACGCCGCTGCCGGCCGGGGAGGCATGGCGGCGGCTCACCGACTGGCCGGCACATGCCGCACAGGTGCCCCTGACCCGGATCTCCGTGGCGACGGAAGGCCCGAGCGGCGAGGGCACCCGGTTCGTGGCCCGTACGGGCGTGGGCCGGGCGCACTTCGACGATCCCATGGAGATCGTGCGCTGGGAGCCGCCGGCGGCCGGGCGGCCCGGGCACTGCCGACTGGAGAAGCACGGCCGGGTCGTGCTGGGCTGGGCGGAGATCGAGGTGCGGGAGTCCCCGGCCGGATCAGTGGTGACCTGGACGGAGGAGCTGCGGGTGCGGGGGCTGCCGGCCGCGGCGGGCCCGCTTCTGGCGCGGGCGGGGCGGCGGGTCTTCGGCCGCGCCGTGGACGGTCTGCTGGGCCGTGGTCCGCAACCGCGGGAGTGA
- a CDS encoding glutamate racemase, which translates to MKIALMDSGIGLLAAAAAVRRLRPDADLVLSSDPDGMPWGPRTPEDVTERALTVARAAAAYRPDALIVACNTASVHALPALRTALEPGLPVIGTVPAIKPAAAGAGHVAIWATPATTGSPYQRRLIADFADGARVTEVPCPGLADAVQWADQAAVARAVAAAAALTPSDVRAVVLGCTHYELVAERIRAAVAEGRPEGLPPVVLHGSAGAVAAQALRRVGARPAPAAAPDGGLAVLLSGRAAELPGAARAYAEGRLLDAVKPVTPAH; encoded by the coding sequence GTGAAGATCGCGCTCATGGACTCGGGAATCGGCCTCCTCGCGGCGGCCGCCGCGGTGCGCCGGCTGCGGCCCGACGCCGATCTCGTCCTCTCTTCCGACCCCGACGGCATGCCGTGGGGTCCACGTACCCCGGAGGACGTCACCGAGCGCGCCCTCACCGTCGCCAGGGCGGCGGCCGCGTACCGCCCGGACGCGCTGATCGTCGCCTGCAACACCGCGTCCGTCCACGCCCTTCCGGCGCTGCGCACCGCGCTGGAGCCCGGCCTGCCGGTCATCGGCACCGTACCCGCGATCAAGCCCGCGGCCGCCGGCGCCGGCCACGTCGCCATCTGGGCCACCCCGGCCACCACGGGCAGTCCCTACCAGCGCAGGCTCATCGCGGACTTCGCCGACGGAGCCCGGGTCACCGAAGTGCCGTGCCCCGGTCTCGCCGACGCCGTCCAGTGGGCGGACCAGGCGGCCGTGGCCCGCGCCGTGGCCGCCGCGGCCGCGCTCACCCCTTCGGACGTACGCGCCGTGGTCCTCGGCTGCACCCACTACGAACTCGTCGCCGAGCGGATCCGCGCCGCCGTGGCGGAGGGCCGCCCGGAAGGGCTCCCGCCGGTCGTCCTGCACGGCTCCGCGGGGGCCGTCGCCGCCCAGGCGCTGCGGCGCGTCGGTGCACGTCCCGCGCCCGCGGCCGCGCCCGACGGCGGTCTGGCGGTACTGCTCAGCGGCCGTGCGGCGGAGCTTCCCGGAGCAGCCCGGGCGTACGCCGAGGGCCGGCTGCTCGACGCGGTGAAACCGGTCACGCCCGCACACTGA
- a CDS encoding DUF6643 family protein: protein MTSPRSTYGGGYYSAPSFPDTPIYDSLVAERGTPQIAPIRVPSAYDTGNSYLPALPAALPALPAAPSQPGPAYGYPQPVPQPVPLQQAAAPYIPQQPAGPRGYPGGQPQPMARPMAGGYEAMRPAAAPRPIPAPAPYDDPYNRPYQGGGY from the coding sequence ATGACCTCCCCCCGCTCCACCTACGGTGGCGGTTACTACTCCGCGCCGTCGTTCCCCGACACCCCGATCTACGACTCCCTGGTCGCTGAGCGGGGCACGCCTCAGATCGCGCCGATCCGAGTGCCTTCCGCGTACGACACCGGCAACAGCTACCTGCCGGCGCTGCCCGCGGCCCTCCCCGCCCTTCCGGCGGCCCCCTCCCAGCCCGGTCCGGCCTACGGCTACCCCCAGCCCGTGCCACAGCCGGTCCCGCTGCAGCAGGCGGCGGCCCCGTACATCCCCCAGCAGCCCGCCGGCCCGCGCGGCTACCCGGGCGGCCAGCCGCAGCCGATGGCCCGCCCGATGGCGGGCGGCTACGAGGCGATGCGGCCGGCCGCGGCACCCCGGCCGATACCCGCGCCCGCACCGTACGACGATCCGTACAACCGGCCGTACCAGGGCGGCGGCTACTGA
- a CDS encoding MOSC domain-containing protein translates to MAPPVLRSLHVHPVKSVAGHAPAEAAVEPWGLAGDRRWMLVDAAGRAVTQRQQPRLALAAAAPLPDGAVRLTAPGAAPLTVTVPEPSDAAVVELFGEKVEAVPAGVASDRWFSSYLGAPVRLVHLDDPAYRRPIDPDYALPGETVSFADGFPLLLVSVASLDALNSLIAQGDHPDEGPLPVNRFRPNLVVDGTAPWAEDHWRRIAVGEVSFRVAKPCGRCVVTTTDQATAERGKEPLRTLARHRRFGDRLVFGQNLVPEHTGTVHVGDPVRVLA, encoded by the coding sequence ATGGCGCCCCCTGTACTCCGCTCCCTCCACGTCCATCCGGTCAAGTCCGTCGCCGGACACGCGCCGGCCGAGGCTGCCGTGGAGCCCTGGGGGCTCGCAGGCGACCGGCGGTGGATGCTCGTCGACGCGGCGGGCCGGGCGGTCACCCAACGCCAGCAGCCGCGCCTGGCGTTGGCCGCCGCCGCGCCCTTGCCGGACGGCGCCGTTCGGCTGACCGCACCGGGTGCCGCACCGCTGACCGTGACGGTGCCCGAGCCGTCCGACGCCGCCGTCGTGGAGCTGTTCGGGGAGAAGGTGGAGGCGGTGCCGGCGGGCGTCGCCTCCGACCGATGGTTCAGCTCGTACCTGGGCGCACCCGTCCGGCTGGTGCACCTCGACGACCCCGCGTACCGCCGCCCGATCGACCCGGACTACGCGCTGCCGGGCGAGACGGTGTCCTTCGCCGACGGCTTCCCGCTGCTCCTCGTCTCCGTCGCCTCGCTCGACGCGCTCAACTCGCTGATCGCCCAGGGCGACCACCCGGACGAGGGCCCGTTGCCCGTGAACCGCTTCCGTCCCAATCTCGTCGTGGACGGCACGGCCCCGTGGGCCGAGGACCACTGGCGGCGGATCGCGGTCGGCGAGGTGTCCTTCCGGGTGGCCAAGCCGTGCGGCCGCTGTGTCGTGACGACAACCGACCAGGCCACGGCCGAGCGCGGCAAGGAACCGCTGCGCACCCTCGCCCGGCACCGCCGCTTCGGGGACCGGCTGGTCTTCGGCCAGAACCTGGTGCCCGAGCACACCGGCACCGTCCACGTCGGCGACCCGGTGCGCGTCCTCGCCTGA
- a CDS encoding TerD family protein — translation MSMLKGANVPVPALNVRVELGWSSGTGVPDVDASALLLDSGSGKVRSDADFVFYNQPAHASGAVRHEGKHAADGATTDRLAVDLGRVEPAVERIVLAASADGGSFGQVPGLYVRVVDAAAGTEIARYESQDATVETAFILGEFYRRQGAWKFRAVGQGYDSGLEGLATDFGITVDEPRQAAPPAPPVAPRTQATPVTPPPSVAPSHTPAPVTAPPPAPVRLTKVTLTKESPTVSLSKQGGTSGVMRVNLNWEVRKQFTGWGAKLGRAVAMHADLDLDLCALFELTDGRKGVVQALGNAFGALHQPPYIHLDGDDRTGAVAAGENLTINLDHRDKLRRVVIFVTVYEGARSFADLHATVTLQPQHGAPVDFSLDECTVPSTVCALALITNQGGDLVVQREARYLVPERGVSPQRTIDYAYGWGMNWTPGRK, via the coding sequence ATGTCCATGCTCAAAGGAGCCAATGTTCCGGTACCCGCACTGAACGTTCGGGTCGAGTTGGGCTGGAGTTCGGGAACGGGGGTCCCGGACGTGGACGCGTCGGCGCTGCTGCTCGACTCCGGATCGGGAAAGGTCCGCTCCGACGCGGACTTCGTCTTCTACAACCAGCCGGCCCACGCCTCGGGCGCGGTGCGCCACGAGGGCAAGCACGCCGCCGACGGTGCCACGACCGACCGGCTCGCGGTCGACCTGGGGCGCGTCGAGCCCGCCGTCGAGCGGATCGTGCTCGCCGCCTCCGCCGACGGAGGCAGCTTCGGACAGGTGCCGGGACTGTACGTACGGGTCGTGGACGCCGCGGCGGGCACCGAGATCGCGCGCTACGAGAGCCAGGACGCGACGGTCGAGACGGCCTTCATCCTCGGCGAGTTCTACCGGCGCCAGGGCGCCTGGAAGTTCCGGGCCGTGGGGCAGGGGTACGACAGCGGACTGGAGGGCCTCGCGACCGACTTCGGCATCACCGTCGACGAACCCCGGCAGGCGGCGCCCCCGGCTCCGCCCGTGGCGCCGCGGACGCAGGCGACCCCGGTGACGCCTCCCCCGTCGGTGGCACCGTCGCACACCCCGGCACCCGTCACCGCGCCGCCGCCCGCGCCCGTACGCCTCACCAAGGTCACACTGACCAAGGAGTCGCCGACCGTCTCGCTCAGCAAGCAGGGCGGCACCTCCGGCGTCATGCGGGTCAACCTCAACTGGGAGGTGCGCAAGCAGTTCACGGGCTGGGGCGCCAAGCTCGGCCGGGCCGTGGCCATGCACGCCGATCTCGACCTCGACCTGTGCGCGCTCTTCGAACTCACCGACGGCCGCAAGGGAGTGGTCCAGGCCCTCGGCAACGCGTTCGGCGCCCTCCACCAGCCCCCGTACATCCACCTCGACGGCGACGACCGCACCGGCGCGGTGGCCGCCGGCGAGAACCTCACCATCAACCTCGACCACCGGGACAAGCTCCGCCGCGTGGTCATCTTCGTCACCGTCTACGAGGGTGCACGCAGCTTCGCCGATCTGCACGCCACCGTCACCCTCCAGCCGCAGCACGGCGCCCCCGTCGACTTCTCGCTCGACGAGTGCACCGTCCCGTCCACCGTCTGCGCCCTCGCCCTGATCACCAACCAGGGCGGCGACCTCGTCGTTCAGCGGGAGGCCCGCTACCTGGTGCCGGAACGCGGAGTGAGCCCCCAGCGCACCATCGATTACGCCTACGGCTGGGGCATGAACTGGACGCCGGGCAGGAAGTGA
- a CDS encoding SRPBCC family protein, giving the protein MVHRLRPVELDFAESAPVRLVFTEELRAGPQDVYRALAEDVENWPGWFTAVTSARPTRDGRGREVRLRGGTRFRETIMSTEPGERYAYRIDETNAPGMRAMLEEWRLAPAGSGTRVRWTMAVDGAAPLRLLMGLARPAVGRAFRDAVRNLDRRLTSPAA; this is encoded by the coding sequence ATGGTTCACCGACTCAGGCCCGTGGAGCTGGACTTCGCCGAGTCCGCACCCGTCCGGCTGGTCTTCACGGAGGAGCTGCGGGCCGGCCCCCAGGACGTGTACCGCGCTCTCGCCGAGGACGTCGAGAACTGGCCCGGCTGGTTCACGGCCGTCACGTCCGCCCGGCCGACCCGGGACGGCCGGGGCCGGGAGGTGCGGCTGCGCGGCGGTACGCGCTTCCGGGAGACGATCATGAGCACGGAGCCCGGTGAGCGCTACGCGTACCGCATCGACGAGACCAACGCCCCGGGCATGCGGGCGATGCTCGAGGAGTGGCGGCTGGCTCCCGCGGGATCCGGAACCAGGGTGCGGTGGACGATGGCGGTCGACGGCGCCGCTCCGCTGCGCCTCCTGATGGGGCTCGCGAGGCCGGCGGTGGGCCGCGCCTTCCGTGATGCGGTACGCAACCTGGACCGGCGGCTCACCTCGCCCGCGGCGTAA